The nucleotide window GATTTAAAGCATGCTACTTTACTGGCTGGTGCTTATCTTGGATTAGTCGGTATGGGAGACGAACTATTTAGCTGGCAGGTCCTAGGCTCTCGCGCAGAAGGACTTCGGGCGCTGCGGCCGAAAATCAACAATCTTTTAAAGGATCAAATGCTTCAGGTGAAAAAACTTGTGCTGGATCACACCAGCTTTGTTCATTCTATTGCTGGAGCCTTATTGGAAAAGGGCGATTTAACTGGCGAGGAAATTGAAGATATTTATGTGGGGTTGTATGGTCATACTAGACCGGAGCCGCCTGTAGTAAAAGTTGGCGAGTATAAAACACTTACTGAGAATGCTCATATTACAAAATCGGATACAATGACAGGAGAATAAAATATCTAAACAAACAACCCGTATTTTTTATGGAAAAAGACGGGTTGTCGTATGTTATAATCAGGAAAACTAGAGGTAAAGGCGTAGGTAATGGAGATGATACAATGAGCAATACCATTTTAGATATCGCCAAAATGGCGGGTGTAGCAAAAAGCACGGTGTCGCGTTATTTAAATGGTGGGTCGGTGAGTGAGGCGACGAAGCGAAAGATTGAACAGGTGATTAACGAGACAGGTTATATTCCCAACACCTTTGCGCAAAGCTTGAAGGCGAAAAAGCCAAATATGATTGGTACAATTATTCCGCGCCTTGATTCGTTTGCAACTTCGCAAACATTAATTGGAATTGATGAACACTTGAAAGAGCTAAACTTTCAGATGCTAATCGCAAATACGAGTCAGGACGTAACGCGCGAGATTGAAAATATATACAGCTTAAAAAGACAGAAGGTGGCGGGCATTATTTTGCTAGCGGCGCAGGTTACAGCGGCACACTTGGAGGCATTTCAAGAGATACAACTGCCTGTTTTACTTGTCGGCCAGCAACATGAAGGTGTCTACAGTGTAATTCATAATGACGAAGAAGCAGCATATGAGCTCGGTAAGCATGTCCTAGAGATGGGGCACCGAAAAATTGCGTT belongs to Ectobacillus sp. JY-23 and includes:
- a CDS encoding LacI family DNA-binding transcriptional regulator is translated as MSNTILDIAKMAGVAKSTVSRYLNGGSVSEATKRKIEQVINETGYIPNTFAQSLKAKKPNMIGTIIPRLDSFATSQTLIGIDEHLKELNFQMLIANTSQDVTREIENIYSLKRQKVAGIILLAAQVTAAHLEAFQEIQLPVLLVGQQHEGVYSVIHNDEEAAYELGKHVLEMGHRKIAFLGVTETDIAVGVKRKEGFRRAISERQDCEVRYYETSFKMEDAQVEAMRIMQEFQPSIIVCATDNIALGVMKAAYVSGLRIPMDLSITGFGGYDITEVIHPSLSTVKFYYKDAGQLAAQNIVKLIHGEQVPFVTISPHRFIQRESVDNKTGHLI